The proteins below come from a single Streptomyces sp. SCSIO 75703 genomic window:
- a CDS encoding nucleotide pyrophosphatase/phosphodiesterase family protein: protein MTRPDRPTPLLVLDVVGLTPRLLDHMPHLKALSRSGSHAPLGTVLPAVTCAAQTTFLTGLPPSGHGIVGNGWYFRELGDVLLWRQHNGLVSGDRLWDAARRAHPGYTVANICWWYAMGADTDITVTPRPVYYADGRKEPDCYTRPPDLHDELTAKLGTFPLFHFWGPGADLVSSQWIIDATRHIQRTRRPDLTLCYLPHLDYDLQRYGPDDPRSLRAAADLDAAMAPLLDDARAEGRTVVVLSEYGITPVSRPVDINRALRRAGLLEVHTQDGMEYLDPMASRAFAVADHQIAHVYVRRPEDLDAVRAALDGLPGIERLLDDAGKKAHRLDHPRAGELVAVAEPDAWFTYYYWLDDARAPDFAQLVEIHRKPGYDPVELFMDPHDPYVKVKAATALARKKLGMRYRMAVVPLDASPIRGSHGRLPASDDDGPLLICSTPRSLGDRVAATDVKQLLLGLAGLG from the coding sequence ATGACCCGGCCCGACCGACCCACCCCCCTCCTGGTCCTGGACGTCGTCGGCCTCACCCCCCGCCTCCTCGACCACATGCCCCACCTCAAGGCCCTCTCCCGGTCCGGCTCCCACGCCCCCCTCGGCACCGTCCTGCCCGCCGTCACCTGCGCCGCCCAGACCACCTTCCTCACCGGCCTCCCCCCGTCCGGGCACGGCATCGTCGGCAACGGCTGGTACTTCCGCGAACTCGGCGACGTGCTCCTCTGGCGCCAGCACAACGGCCTCGTCTCCGGCGACCGGCTCTGGGACGCCGCCCGCCGCGCCCACCCCGGCTACACCGTCGCCAACATCTGCTGGTGGTACGCGATGGGCGCCGACACCGACATCACCGTCACCCCCCGTCCGGTCTACTACGCCGACGGCCGCAAGGAACCCGACTGCTACACCCGCCCCCCGGACCTCCACGACGAACTCACCGCCAAGCTCGGCACCTTCCCCCTCTTCCACTTCTGGGGACCCGGCGCGGACCTCGTCTCCAGCCAGTGGATCATCGACGCCACCCGCCACATCCAGCGCACCCGCCGACCCGACCTGACCCTCTGTTACCTCCCCCACCTCGACTACGACCTCCAGCGGTACGGCCCCGACGACCCCCGCTCCCTTCGCGCCGCCGCCGACCTCGACGCGGCCATGGCCCCGCTCCTGGACGACGCCCGCGCCGAGGGCCGTACCGTCGTCGTCCTCTCCGAGTACGGCATCACCCCCGTCAGCCGGCCCGTGGACATCAACCGCGCCCTGCGCCGCGCCGGCCTCCTCGAGGTGCACACGCAGGACGGCATGGAGTACCTCGACCCGATGGCCTCCCGCGCCTTCGCCGTCGCCGACCACCAGATCGCCCACGTCTACGTGCGCCGCCCCGAGGACCTCGACGCCGTCCGCGCCGCCCTCGACGGGCTCCCCGGCATCGAACGGCTCCTCGACGACGCGGGCAAGAAGGCCCACCGACTCGACCACCCCCGCGCCGGCGAACTCGTCGCCGTCGCCGAACCCGACGCCTGGTTCACGTACTACTACTGGCTCGATGACGCCCGCGCCCCCGACTTCGCGCAACTCGTCGAGATCCACCGCAAACCCGGCTACGACCCGGTCGAACTCTTCATGGACCCCCACGACCCCTACGTGAAGGTCAAGGCGGCCACGGCACTCGCCCGCAAGAAGCTCGGTATGCGCTACCGCATGGCGGTCGTGCCCCTGGACGCCTCACCCATCCGGGGAAGCCACGGCCGCCTCCCCGCGAGCGACGACGACGGTCCTCTCCTCATCTGCTCCACCCCCCGCTCCCTCGGCGACCGCGTCGCGGCCACCGACGTCAAACAACTCCTGCTCGGGCTCGCCGGACTCGGCTGA
- the eboE gene encoding metabolite traffic protein EboE, with translation MRFRHPDGTTVHLAYCTNVHPAETLDGVLAQLRDHCEPVRRRLGRDRLGIGLWLAHDAAHALVTDPSALRRLRTELDRRGLEVVTLNGFPYQGFGAEEVKYRVYRPDWADPERLDHTTSLARVLAGLLPDDVTDGTISTLPLAWRTAYDDTRAEKSRTALLTLAERLDALAELTGRSIRVGLEPEPGCVVETTGDAIAPLTAIGHDRIGICVDTCHLATSFEDPHTAVDALTAAGIPLVKSQLSAALHAEHPHLPEVREALAAFAEPRFLHQTRTVTAAGRQGTDDLAEAVKGGALPDTAPWRSHFHVPLHAPPAAPLTSTLPVLRTALARLVGGPHPLTRHLEVETYTWQALPPELRPRARAQLTEGIAAELTLARDLLTDLGLKELP, from the coding sequence ATGCGCTTCCGGCACCCCGACGGCACCACCGTCCACCTCGCCTACTGCACCAACGTCCACCCCGCCGAAACCCTCGACGGCGTCCTCGCCCAGCTCCGCGACCACTGCGAGCCCGTCCGCCGCCGCCTCGGCCGCGACCGGCTCGGCATCGGCCTGTGGCTCGCCCACGACGCCGCCCACGCCCTGGTCACCGACCCCTCCGCGCTGCGCCGGCTGCGCACCGAACTCGACCGGCGCGGACTGGAGGTCGTCACCCTCAACGGCTTCCCCTACCAGGGCTTCGGCGCCGAAGAGGTCAAGTACCGCGTCTACCGGCCCGACTGGGCCGACCCCGAACGCCTCGACCACACCACCTCCCTGGCCCGCGTCCTCGCCGGCCTCCTGCCCGACGACGTCACCGACGGCACCATCTCCACCCTCCCGCTCGCCTGGCGCACCGCCTACGACGACACCCGCGCCGAGAAGTCCCGCACCGCCCTCCTCACCCTCGCCGAACGCCTCGACGCCCTCGCCGAACTCACCGGCCGCTCCATCCGCGTCGGCCTCGAACCCGAACCCGGATGCGTCGTCGAGACCACCGGCGACGCCATCGCCCCCCTCACCGCCATCGGGCACGACCGCATCGGCATCTGCGTCGACACCTGCCACCTCGCCACCTCCTTCGAGGACCCGCACACCGCCGTGGACGCCCTCACCGCGGCCGGCATCCCCCTCGTCAAGTCCCAGCTCTCCGCCGCCCTGCACGCAGAACACCCCCATCTCCCCGAGGTCCGCGAGGCGCTCGCCGCCTTCGCCGAACCCCGCTTCCTGCACCAGACCCGCACCGTCACGGCCGCCGGCCGGCAGGGCACCGACGACCTCGCCGAGGCCGTCAAGGGCGGCGCCCTGCCCGACACCGCGCCCTGGCGCTCCCACTTCCACGTCCCCCTCCACGCGCCCCCCGCCGCACCGCTCACCTCCACCCTCCCCGTCCTGCGGACCGCCCTGGCCCGCCTCGTCGGCGGCCCCCACCCGCTCACCCGCCACCTGGAGGTCGAGACCTACACCTGGCAGGCCCTCCCACCCGAACTGCGGCCCCGCGCCCGCGCCCAGCTCACCGAGGGGATCGCCGCCGAACTCACCCTCGCCCGCGACCTGCTGACCGACCTCGGCCTCAAGGAACTGCCATGA
- a CDS encoding OFA family MFS transporter, translating to MTTTDLTTSVPFQEVRDHNGRVYRIGESDIDLMGRPRKWMVILPWVGMMGISSAEYAFTSAEDTLHKAHLWSSGHIFWLMGVWVFFQAAVAFPAGQLRESGKLPARTAMLLGAVGTLLGYLSLAYAPHVTVAYLGFGMGSGIGAGLVYATCVNMVGKWYPERKGGKTGFVNGGFAYGSVPFVFLFASYMDLGNYRVVLASVGVFLCLVVAVAGWFFRDPPKNWWPSHIDPLRQTDNPKIRRALEKNPPAVKQYTPREAARTPVLWMMWFCLLCTAGINIFGIAFQVPFGKDMGFAGGIVATAMSLKAIVNGTGRGVIGWISDRYGRRNTLIIVCVVLGSAQYGVLISGQMGVMPFFLVCSMISGFGGGAIFPLFAAMTADYFGENHNATNYGMVYSSKLISGLVGSGMGAVVVSVWDYEGAFVLAGSIGLASAVLAVFLKAPGRSKATPAGTSGTRALGEEGA from the coding sequence ATGACAACCACGGATCTCACGACCTCGGTCCCCTTCCAGGAGGTGAGGGACCACAACGGCCGGGTGTACCGGATCGGCGAGTCCGACATCGACCTCATGGGACGACCTCGCAAGTGGATGGTCATCCTGCCCTGGGTCGGCATGATGGGCATCAGTTCCGCCGAGTACGCGTTCACGTCGGCGGAGGACACACTCCACAAGGCTCATCTGTGGAGCAGCGGGCACATCTTCTGGCTGATGGGCGTCTGGGTGTTCTTCCAGGCGGCCGTGGCCTTCCCGGCCGGGCAGTTGCGGGAGAGCGGCAAGCTCCCGGCCCGCACGGCGATGCTGCTCGGCGCGGTCGGAACCCTCCTGGGCTACCTGTCCCTGGCCTACGCGCCGCACGTGACCGTCGCCTACCTGGGCTTCGGCATGGGCAGCGGCATCGGCGCCGGTCTTGTCTACGCGACCTGCGTGAACATGGTCGGCAAGTGGTATCCGGAGCGCAAGGGCGGCAAGACGGGCTTCGTCAACGGCGGTTTCGCCTACGGCTCGGTCCCGTTCGTGTTCCTCTTCGCCTCCTACATGGACCTCGGCAACTACCGGGTGGTGCTCGCCTCGGTCGGCGTCTTCCTCTGTCTGGTGGTGGCGGTGGCCGGCTGGTTCTTCCGCGACCCGCCGAAGAACTGGTGGCCCTCGCACATCGACCCGCTGCGGCAGACCGACAACCCCAAGATCCGCCGGGCACTGGAGAAGAACCCGCCCGCCGTGAAGCAGTACACCCCGAGGGAGGCCGCGCGCACCCCCGTCCTGTGGATGATGTGGTTCTGTCTGCTCTGCACGGCCGGGATCAACATCTTCGGCATCGCCTTCCAGGTGCCGTTCGGCAAGGACATGGGCTTCGCGGGCGGCATCGTGGCGACGGCGATGTCCCTCAAGGCCATCGTCAACGGCACCGGGCGTGGCGTCATCGGCTGGATCTCCGACCGCTACGGCCGTCGCAACACGCTGATCATCGTCTGCGTGGTGCTGGGCAGCGCCCAGTACGGCGTGCTGATCTCCGGGCAGATGGGCGTCATGCCGTTCTTCCTGGTCTGCTCCATGATCTCCGGCTTCGGCGGCGGGGCGATCTTCCCGCTGTTCGCGGCGATGACGGCCGACTACTTCGGCGAGAACCACAACGCCACCAACTACGGCATGGTCTACAGCTCGAAGCTGATCTCCGGGCTGGTCGGCTCCGGGATGGGCGCGGTGGTCGTCTCCGTCTGGGACTACGAGGGGGCGTTCGTCCTGGCCGGTTCGATCGGGCTGGCCTCGGCGGTGCTGGCGGTGTTCCTGAAGGCCCCGGGCAGGTCGAAGGCGACACCGGCGGGCACGTCCGGCACCCGTGCCCTCGGGGAGGAGGGCGCGTGA
- a CDS encoding UbiA family prenyltransferase yields the protein MSPRGPARLAAWAELLRLPALFTVPGDVLAGTAAGGAPAGPRTLLAIGSSVCLYEAGMALNDWADQDEDAAERPHRPLPSGRIRPAAALTAACALTAAGLALAARAGRPALTVAAPLAATVWAYDLGLKRTPAGAPAMALARGLDLLLGAAATGGRVRTALPSAALLGSHTLAVTAVSREETRGGSSRAPLAALATTGLLTALLTRHRPTRLPAGRGVAATPGLPGPGRPRPSGAEALTAALGAGYALTAGRPYLHAALNPSPPLTQRAVGGGIRATIPLQALLAARAGGPARALLVAALAPLGRATAKKVSIT from the coding sequence GTGAGCCCCCGCGGGCCGGCGCGGCTCGCCGCCTGGGCCGAACTCCTGCGCCTGCCGGCACTGTTCACCGTCCCCGGCGACGTCCTCGCCGGGACCGCGGCCGGCGGCGCCCCGGCCGGCCCCCGCACCCTGCTCGCCATCGGCTCCTCCGTCTGCCTCTACGAGGCCGGCATGGCCCTCAACGACTGGGCCGACCAGGACGAGGACGCCGCCGAACGCCCGCACCGCCCCCTTCCCTCCGGCCGGATCCGCCCGGCCGCCGCCCTCACCGCGGCCTGCGCGCTGACGGCCGCCGGGCTCGCCCTCGCGGCCCGCGCCGGACGGCCCGCCCTCACCGTCGCCGCCCCGCTCGCGGCGACCGTCTGGGCGTACGACCTCGGGCTGAAGCGGACCCCCGCGGGCGCCCCGGCCATGGCTCTCGCCCGCGGCCTGGACCTGCTCCTCGGCGCCGCCGCGACCGGCGGCCGGGTCCGTACGGCGCTACCGTCCGCGGCCCTGCTGGGCAGCCACACCCTCGCGGTGACCGCCGTATCCCGGGAGGAGACCCGGGGCGGCTCCTCCCGCGCCCCGCTGGCCGCCCTCGCCACCACCGGCCTCCTCACCGCCCTGCTGACCCGACACCGCCCCACCCGACTCCCGGCAGGCCGAGGGGTAGCAGCCACCCCCGGCCTGCCGGGCCCCGGCCGGCCCCGGCCCTCGGGCGCCGAGGCACTCACCGCCGCCCTCGGCGCCGGCTACGCCCTCACCGCCGGACGCCCCTACCTCCACGCCGCCCTCAACCCCTCACCCCCGCTCACCCAACGCGCCGTCGGCGGCGGCATCCGCGCCACCATTCCCCTCCAGGCCCTGCTCGCCGCCCGCGCCGGCGGACCCGCCCGCGCCCTGCTCGTCGCCGCCCTCGCCCCGCTCGGCCGCGCCACCGCGAAGAAGGTGAGCATCACATGA
- a CDS encoding TatD family hydrolase → MRIFDPHIHMTSRTTNDYEALYAAGVRAVVEPSFWLGQPRTSPASFRDYFDALLGWEPFRAAQYGIAHHCTIALNPKEANDPRCTPVLDELPRYLVKDRVVAVGEIGYDSMTPAEDTALAAQLQLAADHGLPALVHTPHRDKLAGLRRTLDVVRESALPTDRVLVDHLNETTVKEAKDSGAWLGFSVYPDTKMDEVRMVALLRAHGPERVLVNSAADWGRSDPLTTRKVGDLMLAEGFTDDDVDRVLWRNPVDFYGLSGRLTLDPAGTGEATHEGNSILRGGE, encoded by the coding sequence ATGCGCATCTTCGACCCCCACATCCACATGACCTCCCGCACGACGAACGACTACGAGGCCCTGTACGCGGCCGGCGTCCGCGCCGTCGTCGAACCCTCCTTCTGGCTCGGCCAGCCCCGCACCTCGCCCGCCTCCTTCCGCGACTACTTCGACGCCCTCCTCGGCTGGGAACCCTTCCGCGCCGCCCAGTACGGCATCGCCCACCACTGCACCATCGCCCTCAACCCCAAGGAGGCCAACGACCCCCGCTGCACCCCCGTCCTCGACGAACTCCCGCGCTACCTCGTCAAGGACCGGGTCGTGGCCGTCGGCGAGATCGGCTACGACTCCATGACCCCCGCCGAGGACACCGCCCTCGCCGCCCAGCTCCAGCTCGCCGCCGACCACGGGCTGCCCGCCCTCGTGCACACCCCGCACCGCGACAAGCTCGCCGGGCTCCGCCGCACCCTCGACGTGGTCCGCGAGTCCGCCCTGCCCACCGACCGCGTCCTCGTCGACCACCTCAACGAGACCACCGTCAAGGAGGCCAAGGACAGCGGCGCCTGGCTCGGCTTCTCCGTCTACCCCGACACCAAGATGGACGAGGTCCGCATGGTCGCGCTGCTCCGCGCCCACGGACCGGAACGGGTCCTCGTCAACTCCGCCGCCGACTGGGGCCGCAGCGACCCCCTCACCACCCGCAAGGTCGGCGACCTCATGCTGGCCGAGGGCTTCACCGACGACGACGTCGACCGCGTGCTGTGGCGCAACCCCGTCGACTTCTACGGGCTCAGCGGACGCCTCACCCTCGACCCGGCCGGCACGGGCGAGGCCACCCACGAGGGCAACTCCATCCTGCGCGGCGGGGAGTGA
- a CDS encoding iron-siderophore ABC transporter substrate-binding protein, giving the protein MSVRRRGTAAAALTLAAALALTACGGSAADGEGTDAKSSAEGGASGKKSVAQGGEDFGDAAKKTAAMGTDAAPGEWPRTITHAMGTTELKAQPKRVVVLDVGELDNVVSLGIKPVGLAPTEGSPALPSYLRKDAGTPKNVGTINSLNLEAIAALKPDLILGSQLRAADKYDELSQIAPTVFSLRPGFTWKENYQLNAAALDKTAQAKQKLTAYEERAGALGKKLGADKPTVSMVRYLPDGVIRLYANASFIGTILKDAGIPRPKNQDINDLAAEVSAENIDQADADYIFTGVYGDPKATDKSTAQNNPLWKSLGAVKAGHAYDVPDETWYLGLGVTAAEEVLADLEEHLTK; this is encoded by the coding sequence ATGTCTGTCCGACGCCGCGGCACCGCTGCCGCAGCCCTCACTCTCGCCGCCGCACTCGCCCTGACAGCCTGCGGCGGATCCGCCGCCGACGGCGAGGGCACGGACGCCAAGTCCTCGGCCGAGGGCGGGGCGAGCGGCAAGAAGTCCGTCGCCCAGGGCGGGGAGGACTTCGGCGACGCGGCGAAGAAGACGGCCGCGATGGGCACCGACGCGGCACCGGGCGAGTGGCCGCGCACCATCACCCACGCCATGGGCACGACCGAGCTGAAGGCCCAGCCCAAGCGCGTGGTGGTCCTCGACGTCGGTGAACTCGACAACGTCGTGTCCCTGGGCATCAAGCCGGTCGGCCTCGCGCCCACCGAGGGCTCCCCCGCACTCCCGTCGTACCTGAGGAAGGACGCGGGCACCCCGAAGAACGTCGGCACGATCAACAGCCTCAACCTGGAGGCGATCGCCGCGCTCAAGCCCGACCTCATCCTCGGCAGCCAGCTCCGCGCCGCCGACAAGTACGACGAGCTGTCCCAGATCGCGCCGACCGTCTTCTCCCTCCGCCCCGGCTTCACCTGGAAGGAGAACTACCAGCTCAACGCCGCCGCCCTCGACAAGACCGCGCAGGCGAAGCAGAAACTCACGGCCTACGAGGAGAGGGCCGGCGCCCTCGGCAAGAAGCTCGGCGCCGACAAGCCGACCGTCTCGATGGTCCGTTACCTGCCCGACGGCGTCATCCGCCTGTACGCCAACGCCTCGTTCATCGGCACGATCCTCAAGGACGCCGGCATCCCCCGGCCGAAGAACCAGGACATCAACGACCTCGCCGCCGAGGTCAGCGCCGAGAACATCGACCAGGCCGACGCCGACTACATCTTCACCGGCGTTTACGGCGACCCGAAGGCCACCGACAAGTCCACGGCGCAGAACAACCCGCTCTGGAAGAGCCTCGGCGCCGTCAAGGCGGGGCACGCCTACGACGTCCCGGACGAGACCTGGTACCTCGGCCTCGGTGTGACGGCCGCCGAGGAAGTGCTCGCCGACCTGGAGGAGCACCTCACCAAGTAG
- a CDS encoding sugar phosphate isomerase/epimerase family protein, whose amino-acid sequence MDDGLRRALGIDRRRLLGTCTAVAAGAIAAPVFGAGPALAHGGGDQGQDHDDQGHGHGRGDAKDVLVPAARRGIILYTVRDATGRDPLTTDLPSGFREVFRQLARFGYRQVEFAGYGQHPNAPGGAGLESVEGAKLLRRWLDEYGLRAQGNHGFIPPSWPLTTADLDTFKKHLEMANILGMGHMGTGGDPTGSSYRADWDVAADKWNTLGRIARREGIKLYTHNHDGAYGFLLDGGPKDDQGRPTRSSGIRKLEYFLDITDPKYVWLEMDVFWAHVAQYKFHTYTAHDGSTRRNVFDPAGLVVRHNKRYPLFHAKDGVVSTTNGMGYEMVPFGTGVIDYTGFFSRVGERDYHHPMVEDDNAPSATDPGQSLRYAKISYDNMAALRRRRR is encoded by the coding sequence GTGGACGACGGCCTGCGCCGCGCCCTCGGCATCGACCGCAGACGTCTCCTCGGCACCTGCACCGCCGTCGCGGCCGGCGCCATCGCCGCCCCCGTCTTCGGCGCCGGCCCCGCCCTGGCCCACGGTGGCGGAGACCAGGGCCAGGACCACGACGACCAGGGCCACGGCCACGGCCGCGGCGACGCCAAGGACGTCCTCGTCCCCGCCGCCAGGCGCGGCATCATCCTCTACACCGTCCGCGACGCCACCGGCCGCGACCCCCTCACCACCGACCTGCCCTCCGGCTTCCGCGAGGTCTTCCGCCAGCTCGCCCGCTTCGGCTACCGCCAGGTCGAGTTCGCCGGCTACGGACAGCACCCCAACGCCCCCGGCGGGGCCGGCCTGGAGTCCGTCGAGGGCGCCAAGCTGCTGCGCCGCTGGCTCGACGAGTACGGACTGCGCGCCCAGGGCAACCACGGCTTCATCCCGCCCTCCTGGCCGCTGACCACCGCCGACCTGGACACCTTCAAGAAACACCTGGAGATGGCCAACATCCTCGGCATGGGCCACATGGGCACCGGAGGCGACCCCACCGGCAGCTCGTACCGCGCCGACTGGGACGTGGCCGCCGACAAGTGGAACACCCTCGGCCGGATCGCCCGGCGGGAGGGCATCAAGCTCTACACCCACAACCACGACGGCGCCTACGGCTTCCTGCTCGACGGCGGCCCCAAGGACGACCAGGGCCGGCCCACCCGCAGCTCCGGCATCCGCAAGCTGGAGTACTTCCTCGACATCACGGACCCGAAGTACGTCTGGCTGGAGATGGACGTCTTCTGGGCGCACGTCGCCCAGTACAAGTTCCACACCTACACGGCGCACGACGGCTCCACCCGGCGGAACGTCTTCGACCCCGCCGGCCTCGTCGTCCGCCACAACAAGCGCTACCCCCTCTTCCACGCCAAGGACGGCGTCGTCTCCACGACCAACGGCATGGGGTACGAGATGGTGCCCTTCGGCACCGGCGTCATCGACTACACCGGCTTCTTCTCCCGGGTGGGGGAGCGCGACTACCACCACCCGATGGTCGAGGACGACAACGCCCCGAGCGCCACCGACCCGGGCCAGTCGCTGCGCTACGCGAAGATCAGCTACGACAACATGGCGGCCCTGCGCAGGCGCCGCCGCTAG
- a CDS encoding EboA domain-containing protein, with amino-acid sequence MTHRDATPTTPGADATPRPDATPGPEAVPLPDATPAAATSAGGAAPVDGTAPAPRDPPGTTPAHVPPDALRTALSGRLAPAARDWLDHALDEAADHPGTHGPIAAWELRLAEAGRRCGPDHADAARVLILHAARADTDALTRAYRQGTADERRAVLHALPHLIPGPGALPLIEDALRTNDTRLVAAAVGPYAARHLDAHSWRHALLKCLFTGVPVDHAAGLAARAHADTELARMLTDYAAERTAAGRTVPEDLHRVLALTESGTAAPGPATPHAEES; translated from the coding sequence ATGACCCACCGCGACGCCACCCCCACCACCCCGGGCGCGGACGCCACCCCGCGCCCGGACGCCACCCCAGGTCCGGAGGCCGTCCCGCTCCCGGACGCCACCCCCGCGGCGGCCACTTCCGCGGGCGGTGCGGCCCCCGTGGACGGCACAGCCCCCGCCCCGCGGGACCCGCCGGGCACCACCCCCGCCCACGTCCCGCCGGACGCCCTGCGCACCGCCCTCTCGGGCCGACTCGCCCCCGCCGCCCGCGACTGGCTCGACCACGCCCTGGACGAGGCCGCCGACCACCCCGGCACCCACGGCCCCATCGCCGCGTGGGAACTGCGCCTCGCCGAGGCCGGCCGCCGCTGCGGACCCGACCACGCCGACGCCGCCCGCGTCCTCATCCTGCACGCGGCCCGCGCCGACACCGACGCCCTCACCCGTGCCTACCGGCAGGGCACCGCCGACGAACGCCGCGCCGTCCTGCACGCCCTGCCCCACCTCATACCCGGCCCCGGCGCCCTCCCACTGATCGAGGACGCCCTGCGCACCAACGACACCCGCCTCGTCGCCGCCGCCGTCGGCCCCTACGCCGCCCGGCACCTCGACGCCCACTCCTGGCGCCACGCCCTCCTCAAGTGCCTCTTCACCGGCGTCCCCGTGGACCACGCCGCCGGCCTCGCCGCACGGGCCCACGCCGACACCGAACTCGCCCGCATGCTCACCGACTACGCCGCCGAACGCACCGCCGCCGGCCGCACCGTCCCCGAAGACCTACACCGCGTCCTGGCCCTGACCGAGTCCGGGACCGCCGCGCCCGGCCCGGCCACCCCCCACGCCGAGGAGTCCTGA
- a CDS encoding sugar phosphate isomerase/epimerase family protein, which produces MSPGPITPPRTPLRFGYGTNGLTDLRLDDALALLADLGYDGVGLTLDHMHLDPLAADLPARTRRIARRLDALGLGVTVETGARYVLDPRRKHGPSLLAPDPDDRARRTGLLLRAVEIAADLGAHAVHCFSGITPPGTGTDTAWKRLADSLAPVLDAAAHAGVPLAIEPEPGHLLATLADFHLLRGTLGDPAPLGLTLDIGHCQCLEPLPPADCVRAAGPWLRHVQIEDMRRGVHEHLPFGDGEIDFPPVLAALAATGYQGLTVVELPRHSHAGPHHAATSLPFLRAAAAGRRPDHPGDPSATPRREPQP; this is translated from the coding sequence ATGAGCCCCGGCCCCATCACCCCGCCGCGCACCCCGCTCCGCTTCGGCTACGGCACCAACGGCCTCACCGACCTCCGTCTCGACGACGCCCTCGCTCTCCTCGCCGACCTCGGTTACGACGGCGTCGGCCTCACCCTCGACCACATGCACCTCGACCCGCTCGCCGCCGACCTGCCCGCCCGTACCCGCCGGATCGCCCGCAGGCTCGACGCGCTCGGGCTCGGCGTCACGGTGGAGACCGGCGCCCGCTACGTCCTCGACCCGCGCCGCAAACACGGCCCCTCCCTCCTCGCCCCGGACCCCGACGACCGGGCCCGCCGCACCGGCCTCCTGCTGCGCGCCGTCGAGATCGCCGCCGACCTCGGCGCGCACGCCGTGCACTGCTTCAGCGGCATCACCCCGCCCGGCACCGGCACCGACACGGCCTGGAAGCGGCTGGCCGACTCCCTCGCCCCCGTCCTCGACGCCGCCGCCCACGCCGGCGTCCCCCTGGCCATCGAACCCGAACCTGGTCACCTCCTCGCCACCCTCGCCGACTTCCACCTGCTGCGCGGCACCCTCGGCGACCCCGCGCCGCTCGGCCTCACCCTCGACATCGGCCACTGCCAGTGCCTCGAACCGCTCCCTCCCGCCGACTGCGTACGCGCCGCCGGCCCCTGGCTGCGGCACGTCCAGATCGAGGACATGCGGCGCGGCGTCCACGAACACCTCCCCTTCGGGGACGGCGAGATCGACTTCCCGCCCGTCCTGGCAGCCCTCGCCGCCACCGGCTACCAGGGCCTGACCGTCGTCGAGCTGCCCCGCCACTCCCACGCCGGGCCCCACCACGCCGCCACCTCCCTCCCCTTCCTGCGCGCGGCGGCGGCCGGCCGCCGCCCGGACCACCCGGGCGATCCCTCCGCCACCCCCCGAAGGGAGCCACAGCCATGA